One window from the genome of Flavobacterium agricola encodes:
- a CDS encoding SDR family NAD(P)-dependent oxidoreductase, translated as MKRLENKVAIITGAAMGMGLETAKLFAEEGAKVVVADFNEKAGQEAVDAIVKNGGTAAFCKVDISDAKQVENMVKFTVEKYGRLDCAVNNAALKPDNNSFAELDEDYWDKLQAVDLKGTALCMKYEIQQFLTQKTKGAIVNISSINAFKPTTGNPAYQAFKHGVVGLTKAAAFEYGTQGIRINSVAPGAIKTPMLTESLKGLGLTEADIIPSMSLVGRLGEPREVAYGSLFLCSDEASYVHGTVLHVGGGFELL; from the coding sequence ATGAAAAGATTAGAAAACAAAGTTGCCATTATTACTGGCGCAGCCATGGGTATGGGTCTAGAAACTGCTAAGTTATTTGCCGAAGAAGGAGCCAAAGTTGTAGTTGCTGATTTTAATGAAAAAGCAGGACAAGAAGCTGTTGATGCAATTGTAAAAAATGGCGGAACTGCCGCATTTTGCAAAGTAGATATTTCTGATGCAAAACAGGTGGAAAATATGGTAAAGTTTACGGTTGAAAAATATGGTAGATTAGATTGTGCAGTAAACAACGCAGCTTTAAAACCCGATAACAATAGCTTTGCTGAATTAGACGAAGATTATTGGGACAAATTACAAGCGGTAGATTTAAAAGGTACTGCCTTATGCATGAAATATGAAATTCAGCAATTTTTGACTCAAAAAACTAAAGGAGCCATTGTAAACATTTCATCTATCAATGCGTTTAAACCAACCACCGGAAACCCAGCATACCAAGCCTTTAAACATGGCGTTGTTGGTTTAACCAAAGCTGCAGCGTTTGAATATGGTACGCAAGGTATTCGCATCAATTCAGTTGCTCCTGGAGCAATAAAAACACCAATGCTAACCGAATCTTTAAAAGGTTTGGGCTTAACAGAAGCCGATATCATTCCTTCTATGAGCTTAGTTGGACGTTTGGGTGAACCGCGTGAAGTTGCTTATGGATCGTTATTTTTATGTTCTGACGAAGCAAGTTATGTACACGGAACCGTTTTACACGTGGGCGGTGGTTTTGAATTATTATAA
- a CDS encoding WbqC family protein encodes MNSILLHPTYFPSVAHYVAMVQAQQVQFEVDDNFQKQTNRNRMYIYSPNGIQMLNIPIKHSVGKHQKFKDVKIENDFDWQKNHFKSLEAAYRTSPFFEYFEDDFRPIFEKKKKFMLDLNFEIFDIINNCLGVSFDFTKTEEYFKEAPANVHDYRYLVNGKKDTNVFESYTQVFDDKHGFLNNLSIIDLLCNEGRHALTYLQNQKLK; translated from the coding sequence ATGAATTCAATACTATTACATCCTACGTATTTTCCATCTGTTGCACATTATGTAGCAATGGTTCAGGCACAACAGGTGCAATTTGAAGTAGATGATAACTTTCAGAAACAAACCAATCGCAATCGCATGTACATTTATAGTCCAAACGGAATACAAATGTTAAACATTCCTATTAAACACAGCGTTGGTAAGCATCAAAAGTTTAAAGATGTAAAAATTGAAAATGATTTTGATTGGCAAAAAAACCATTTTAAATCGTTAGAAGCTGCCTACCGTACTTCACCTTTTTTTGAATATTTTGAAGACGATTTTAGACCGATTTTTGAAAAGAAAAAGAAATTCATGCTCGATTTAAATTTCGAAATTTTCGATATCATAAACAACTGCTTAGGTGTTAGTTTTGACTTTACTAAAACCGAAGAATATTTTAAAGAAGCTCCTGCAAACGTACACGATTATCGCTATTTAGTAAATGGTAAAAAAGATACTAATGTGTTTGAATCGTACACCCAAGTTTTTGATGACAAACACGGTTTTTTAAACAACTTAAGCATTATAGATTTACTTTGTAATGAAGGACGCCATGCGTTAACCTATTTACAAAATCAAAAATTAAAATAA
- a CDS encoding ParB/RepB/Spo0J family partition protein: protein MNKAKKQALGRGLSALLKDTSTIKSADEQGAEQVVGRIMEIDINAIEINPFQPRTNFNAEALEELANSIRELGLIQPITVRKLDYNKYQLISGERRLRASKQIGLQTIPAYIRLANDDESLTMALVENIQRQDLDPIEIALSYQQLMQELNLTQDEVSTRVGKQRSTVANFIRLLKLDPLIQTGIRDELITMGHGRALISVEDTDTQIDLYYTVIKNNLSVRETEALVKAHQNKTADKPVTNQAPTSFEINENIKNNINKYFSTKVDVKLAKNGKGKISIPFHSEEDFNRIMKIMNISE, encoded by the coding sequence ATGAACAAAGCTAAAAAACAAGCTTTAGGACGTGGTTTATCTGCCCTTTTAAAAGATACAAGCACCATTAAATCTGCCGACGAACAAGGAGCAGAACAAGTTGTTGGGCGCATTATGGAAATAGATATTAATGCGATTGAAATTAACCCTTTTCAGCCCAGAACCAATTTTAATGCTGAAGCTTTAGAAGAATTAGCCAATTCTATTCGAGAATTAGGTTTAATTCAGCCCATTACTGTTAGAAAACTAGATTATAACAAATACCAATTAATTTCGGGAGAACGCCGTTTGCGTGCCTCAAAACAAATTGGTTTACAAACCATTCCTGCCTACATTCGCTTAGCTAACGATGACGAATCGTTAACCATGGCATTGGTAGAAAATATTCAACGTCAGGATTTAGATCCTATAGAAATTGCTTTATCGTACCAACAATTAATGCAAGAGCTTAATTTAACGCAAGATGAAGTAAGTACGCGCGTAGGCAAACAACGCTCAACCGTTGCAAACTTTATACGTTTATTAAAATTAGATCCATTAATTCAAACCGGAATTCGTGACGAGTTAATTACCATGGGACACGGTAGAGCGTTAATTAGCGTTGAAGATACCGATACGCAAATCGATTTGTATTACACCGTAATTAAAAACAACTTATCGGTACGTGAAACCGAAGCCCTAGTTAAAGCGCATCAAAACAAAACAGCAGATAAACCGGTTACAAATCAGGCTCCTACTTCATTCGAAATCAACGAAAATATTAAAAATAACATAAATAAATATTTTAGTACAAAAGTTGATGTTAAATTAGCCAAAAATGGAAAAGGTAAAATTTCGATTCCATTTCATTCTGAGGAAGATTTTAATCGAATAATGAAAATAATGAACATCAGTGAATAA
- a CDS encoding endonuclease/exonuclease/phosphatase family protein, whose translation MFYKFGDLNELPEQSDISILSYNVHLFNKYDWMPDKEVSQAIKTFIQQVNPDVVCLQEFTSLKKDILPQYKYRHVVTKGKNIESGLAIFSKHPIVNKGNLDFKNTFNNTIYADIKVQDQVIRIYTMHLESLGIANDINEEVDKLDENKSKRIFKKVQTAFLEQQEQAENILNHRQNILHPVIITGDMNNSAFSYAYHTIRGDLNDAFVEAGKGFGKSYDFRLFPFRIDYILTDKNLQLKEFTTFNDFKKSDHYPVYARFKIKKEDQ comes from the coding sequence TTGTTTTATAAGTTTGGCGATTTAAATGAATTGCCAGAACAAAGCGATATTTCTATTTTAAGCTACAATGTACATTTGTTTAACAAGTACGATTGGATGCCGGATAAAGAGGTAAGCCAGGCCATAAAAACATTTATTCAGCAAGTAAACCCTGATGTTGTTTGTTTGCAAGAATTTACTTCTTTAAAAAAAGATATTTTGCCACAATACAAATACAGGCACGTGGTTACTAAAGGCAAAAATATAGAATCGGGTTTGGCAATTTTTTCAAAACATCCTATTGTGAATAAAGGAAATTTAGATTTTAAAAATACCTTTAACAATACCATTTATGCTGATATAAAAGTTCAAGATCAGGTAATTCGAATTTATACCATGCATCTAGAATCTTTAGGAATTGCTAATGATATTAATGAGGAAGTTGATAAGTTGGACGAAAATAAATCGAAGCGCATCTTTAAAAAAGTTCAAACGGCCTTTTTAGAACAACAAGAACAAGCCGAAAATATTTTAAACCACCGGCAAAACATTTTACATCCGGTTATTATTACTGGTGATATGAATAACAGTGCATTTTCATACGCATATCATACCATTCGTGGCGATTTAAACGATGCGTTTGTTGAGGCAGGCAAAGGATTTGGTAAATCGTATGATTTCAGATTATTTCCTTTCCGAATCGATTATATTTTAACAGACAAAAATTTACAACTAAAGGAGTTCACTACATTTAATGATTTTAAAAAATCAGATCATTATCCTGTTTATGCTCGTTTTAAAATAAAAAAAGAAGACCAATAA
- a CDS encoding rhomboid family intramembrane serine protease, translated as MMQMTETVKQLLIINIILFIGCMFVPAANEYLAVWYFENPLFKFWQPITYMFMHASLGHIFFNMFALYAFGSTLEYMWGPKKFLFFYISCGLGSLLFHMGINYFQFHDALDILVSAGFNQTEIYNSLASEQADSRWLQVLGQEDYISFIRAYWTPMVGASGAIYGLLAAFAFLFPNAELALMFIPIPIKAKIFVPILILIDLFSGVTGRSIMGDNIAHFAHVGGALVGILIVLYWKKNQFNQNRWDR; from the coding sequence ATGATGCAAATGACAGAAACGGTTAAACAACTTTTAATCATTAATATTATTTTATTTATTGGCTGTATGTTTGTACCTGCTGCTAACGAATATTTAGCAGTTTGGTATTTTGAAAACCCTTTATTTAAATTTTGGCAACCTATAACCTATATGTTTATGCACGCCAGTTTAGGGCACATATTTTTTAATATGTTTGCTTTGTATGCTTTTGGTTCAACTTTAGAATATATGTGGGGGCCTAAAAAGTTTTTGTTTTTTTACATTTCTTGTGGTTTAGGATCTCTTTTATTCCATATGGGAATTAATTATTTTCAGTTTCACGATGCCCTAGATATTTTAGTTTCAGCTGGGTTTAACCAAACTGAAATATATAATTCCTTGGCTTCTGAACAAGCTGATTCAAGATGGCTTCAAGTTCTAGGTCAAGAAGATTATATATCTTTCATACGTGCCTATTGGACTCCAATGGTTGGTGCATCAGGAGCCATTTACGGGTTGTTGGCAGCGTTTGCATTTTTATTTCCAAATGCAGAGTTGGCTTTAATGTTTATTCCCATTCCTATTAAAGCTAAAATATTTGTGCCTATTTTAATATTAATTGATTTATTTTCTGGCGTTACCGGACGTTCTATTATGGGCGATAATATTGCGCATTTTGCTCACGTAGGTGGTGCATTGGTTGGTATTTTAATTGTTTTGTACTGGAAAAAAAATCAATTTAACCAAAACCGTTGGGACAGATAA
- the dapB gene encoding 4-hydroxy-tetrahydrodipicolinate reductase, whose product MKIALLGYGKMGKVIERIALERGHEIAFIKASANDSFNGLEKVDVAIDFSVPSSAVENISTCFKNNIPVISGTTGWLEHYNDMVALAKQTNGAFIYGSNFSLGVNIFFQLNEYLAKMMANLTQYNVAIEEIHHTQKLDAPSGTAISLAEGIMQHSKFDAWTMEKPKSNEIEIEAKRIENVPGTHIIKYQSEVDTIEIEHIAHSREGFALGAVVAAEWILGKKGVFTMKDVLNLNSI is encoded by the coding sequence ATGAAAATTGCACTTTTAGGATACGGAAAAATGGGTAAAGTAATTGAACGAATTGCTTTAGAACGAGGCCATGAAATTGCATTCATTAAAGCTTCTGCCAACGACAGCTTTAACGGGTTAGAAAAAGTTGATGTAGCCATTGATTTTTCTGTACCAAGCTCGGCGGTAGAAAACATTAGCACGTGCTTTAAAAATAACATTCCCGTAATTTCTGGTACCACAGGTTGGCTAGAACATTATAACGATATGGTTGCTTTAGCCAAACAAACAAACGGTGCCTTTATATATGGGTCTAATTTTAGTTTGGGCGTAAACATCTTTTTTCAGTTAAACGAATATTTAGCGAAAATGATGGCTAACTTAACCCAATATAACGTAGCGATAGAAGAAATTCATCACACCCAAAAATTAGATGCACCATCTGGAACTGCCATTTCATTAGCAGAAGGCATCATGCAACATTCAAAATTTGATGCTTGGACCATGGAAAAACCGAAAAGCAACGAAATAGAAATTGAAGCCAAACGCATCGAAAATGTTCCGGGTACACATATTATTAAATACCAATCTGAAGTTGATACCATTGAAATTGAACACATTGCGCATTCTCGCGAAGGATTTGCTCTAGGAGCTGTAGTTGCTGCTGAGTGGATTTTAGGAAAAAAAGGCGTATTTACAATGAAAGATGTATTAAATTTAAACTCGATCTAA
- a CDS encoding SDR family oxidoreductase: MNYTQKMLRDDALQGKVIIITGGGSGLGKSMTKYFLELGAKVAITSRNLEKLQKTAQELEQETGGTCLALACDVRHYDQVEAMIAETIKTFGPVDVLLNNAAGNFISPTERLSANAFDTIIDIVLKGSKNCTLALGKHWIANKETNKVVLNIVTTYSWTGSAYVVPSATAKAGVLAMTRSLAVEWAKYGIRMNAIAPGPFPTEGAWDRLLPGNLKDKFDLAKKVPLNRVGEHQELANLAAYLVSDFSAYMNGEVITIDGGEWLKGAGEFNMLEEVPTELWDMLETMIKAKGNK, translated from the coding sequence ATGAATTATACTCAAAAAATGCTTCGCGACGATGCGTTACAAGGCAAGGTAATTATTATTACTGGTGGCGGTAGCGGGTTAGGAAAATCGATGACTAAATATTTTTTAGAACTTGGTGCTAAAGTTGCCATTACGTCTAGAAATTTAGAAAAATTACAAAAAACAGCACAAGAATTAGAACAAGAAACTGGTGGAACTTGTTTGGCTTTAGCTTGTGATGTTAGGCATTACGATCAGGTTGAAGCCATGATTGCTGAAACCATTAAAACTTTTGGTCCGGTTGATGTTTTATTAAACAATGCAGCAGGTAATTTTATTTCTCCTACTGAAAGATTATCAGCCAATGCGTTTGACACCATTATTGACATTGTTTTAAAAGGATCTAAGAACTGCACCTTAGCATTAGGTAAACATTGGATTGCAAACAAAGAAACCAATAAAGTTGTTTTAAATATTGTAACTACTTATTCCTGGACCGGATCTGCCTACGTTGTACCATCGGCAACTGCAAAGGCAGGCGTATTAGCCATGACACGTAGTTTAGCAGTAGAATGGGCGAAATACGGCATCAGAATGAATGCTATTGCTCCTGGCCCATTTCCTACAGAAGGTGCTTGGGATAGATTATTACCAGGAAATTTAAAAGACAAATTTGATTTAGCTAAAAAAGTTCCGCTTAACCGCGTAGGCGAACATCAGGAACTTGCAAATTTAGCTGCTTACTTAGTTTCTGACTTTTCAGCTTACATGAACGGAGAAGTTATTACTATTGATGGAGGCGAATGGCTAAAAGGCGCTGGCGAATTTAATATGTTAGAAGAAGTTCCTACTGAACTTTGGGACATGCTTGAAACCATGATTAAAGCCAAAGGCAATAAATAA
- a CDS encoding ParA family protein: MGKIIAIANQKGGVGKTTTSVNLAASLGALEKKVLLIDADPQANASSGLGIDVDNVEIGTYQILEHSNTPAEAILTCSAPNVAIIPAHIDLVAIEIELVDKENREYMLKQALQAVKNDYDYIIIDCAPSLGLLTLNALTAADSVIIPIQCEYFALEGLGKLLNTIKSVQKIHNAQLDIEGLLLTMYDSRLRLSNQVVEEVQKHFNEMVFTTIIQRNIKLSEAPSFGESIINYDATSKGAINYLNLAEEIIKKNSN, from the coding sequence ATGGGTAAAATCATTGCAATAGCTAACCAAAAAGGCGGCGTTGGTAAAACAACCACCTCTGTAAACTTAGCTGCTTCATTAGGAGCATTAGAAAAAAAGGTTTTATTAATTGATGCTGACCCGCAAGCAAACGCTAGCTCGGGTTTAGGTATTGATGTAGATAATGTTGAAATTGGTACCTACCAAATTTTAGAGCATTCTAACACCCCAGCCGAAGCTATTTTAACATGTTCTGCTCCCAACGTAGCTATCATTCCTGCACATATTGATTTAGTTGCCATAGAAATTGAATTGGTAGATAAAGAAAACAGAGAATACATGCTTAAACAAGCTTTACAAGCTGTTAAAAACGATTACGATTATATTATAATAGATTGTGCGCCATCTTTAGGTTTGTTAACTTTAAATGCATTAACCGCAGCCGATAGCGTTATTATTCCGATTCAGTGCGAATATTTTGCGTTAGAAGGATTAGGTAAACTTTTAAACACCATTAAAAGCGTACAAAAAATACACAATGCACAATTAGATATTGAAGGTTTACTGCTTACCATGTACGATTCGCGTTTGCGCTTATCCAATCAGGTGGTAGAAGAAGTTCAAAAACATTTTAACGAAATGGTTTTTACAACCATCATTCAACGAAACATTAAGCTAAGTGAAGCTCCTAGTTTTGGTGAAAGCATTATTAATTACGATGCAACCAGCAAAGGCGCAATTAATTACTTAAACTTAGCCGAAGAAATTATTAAAAAAAATAGTAACTAA
- a CDS encoding rhomboid family intramembrane serine protease, with amino-acid sequence MRFIQDLKTYYNHEQSYQKIIIWNVALAVVFLIFNAYYKPGYQFLIDWFSLSSHGWQSLYKPWTYVTYAFLHADFFHLLSNVIMLFFAARLFYTLFTDKQFVTVYFLGVIFSGLVYSLVSVLFGKPTVLVGASAGILAVLFTVLTYNPHAEVKLLLIGRIKLWMIGAFLILFFVIQIPSSNFGGHVAHFAGAFFGFLYAKLLAQGIDLSKKMELFFNFFIKQNKRKKHTKNTPFKKVYYNNKTTESTAKKVELDKQKRINEILDKISSSGYDSLTAEEKDYLFKAGE; translated from the coding sequence ATGCGTTTTATTCAAGATTTAAAAACATATTACAACCATGAGCAATCGTACCAAAAAATTATAATTTGGAACGTGGCTTTGGCTGTTGTTTTTTTAATTTTTAACGCCTATTATAAACCTGGATATCAATTTTTAATAGATTGGTTTAGTTTATCAAGCCACGGTTGGCAAAGCCTTTACAAACCTTGGACCTATGTAACCTATGCCTTTTTACATGCCGATTTTTTTCATTTACTCAGCAATGTAATCATGCTATTTTTTGCAGCTCGTTTGTTTTATACTTTATTTACTGACAAACAATTTGTAACGGTTTATTTTTTAGGTGTTATATTTTCTGGGCTGGTTTATAGCTTGGTTTCGGTTTTATTTGGTAAACCTACGGTTTTAGTTGGTGCTTCGGCCGGAATTTTAGCTGTACTATTTACCGTGTTAACCTACAATCCGCATGCAGAAGTTAAATTGTTACTTATTGGGCGTATAAAACTTTGGATGATTGGTGCTTTTTTAATTTTGTTTTTTGTAATTCAAATTCCATCTTCTAACTTTGGTGGGCATGTAGCTCATTTTGCTGGTGCATTTTTTGGCTTTTTATATGCTAAGCTTTTAGCGCAAGGCATCGATTTATCTAAAAAAATGGAATTGTTTTTTAATTTTTTTATCAAACAAAACAAACGTAAAAAACATACAAAAAATACGCCGTTTAAAAAGGTTTATTACAACAATAAAACAACAGAAAGTACTGCCAAAAAGGTTGAACTTGATAAGCAGAAACGCATCAACGAAATATTAGATAAAATAAGTAGTTCGGGCTATGATAGCTTAACTGCCGAAGAAAAAGATTATTTATTTAAGGCCGGTGAATAA
- a CDS encoding DUF5683 domain-containing protein, which translates to MVAQTNNEQPILIIKDSLQVDQPYNALAPAKAAFYSAVLPGLGQAYNKKYWKIPIIYAGMGVSLYFVIDNNKTYNQHRDEYKRRLNGTNDPNDPFYGGISNQRIIDAQRLAQRNRDLSIVITGLIYIINIVDANVDAHLMQFNVNENLSLKPEYKLNQFDNTHNYGLSLNYKF; encoded by the coding sequence ATGGTTGCTCAAACAAACAATGAGCAACCAATTTTAATTATAAAAGACAGCCTGCAAGTAGATCAGCCTTATAATGCGTTAGCCCCTGCTAAAGCAGCTTTTTACTCGGCCGTTTTACCAGGTTTAGGACAAGCATACAATAAAAAATACTGGAAAATTCCTATTATTTATGCCGGAATGGGCGTAAGCTTGTATTTTGTGATTGACAATAACAAAACCTACAACCAGCATCGTGACGAATACAAACGCAGGTTAAATGGCACCAACGATCCGAACGATCCGTTTTATGGTGGCATTTCAAACCAACGCATCATTGATGCGCAACGTTTGGCACAACGAAATCGAGATTTATCTATCGTAATTACCGGTTTAATTTACATTATTAACATTGTTGATGCTAATGTAGATGCGCATTTAATGCAGTTTAACGTGAACGAAAACTTAAGTTTAAAACCCGAATACAAACTAAACCAATTTGATAACACGCACAATTATGGGCTTAGTTTAAATTATAAATTTTAA
- the lepB gene encoding signal peptidase I: protein MTILQWFIFFLVIQLLHFLGTWKLYEKAGRKPWEAAVPVYNAVVLMKIIDRPKWWTILLFIPIINLILFGVIWVEIAKAFGKKEVSQAVIAVVTLGFYNFYLNYFDKNLVYTPEKNHKFKDNFVSSLLFAVVVATFVHTYFIQPFTIPTSSLEKTLLVGDFLFVSKFHYGARNPMTTVAVPMVHDTVPVVNTKSYLKWPSLPYFRLPGISKLERNDIAVFNWPVDTVRYFGDTEAHGIIKPIDKKSNYVKRTVGIPGDKFAIKDGIVYVNGEALQYPDRTKLQYSYTAKTDGTALDGDYIVNKLHVSDPAGYVTKDSLIFSALTQESVEALKALSAVKSVDRIIKRYPDPRVFPYTNVWNDDQMDEFYIPEKGKTVELNAKTIPYYRQIIKDYEGNTLTEIGDEIRINGVPTTKYTFKQDYYFMMGDNRHNSEDSRYWGFVPEDHIVGKPIFIWMSIDSNPNLKLLDKMRWDRFFTTVSGSGEPKSYFGIFIIALLGYFTFDFFRKRKKNARRKKTLRIKTRTTANAVVFI, encoded by the coding sequence ATGACAATTTTACAATGGTTCATTTTTTTCTTGGTTATCCAATTGTTACATTTTTTGGGAACCTGGAAACTTTACGAAAAAGCAGGCCGTAAACCTTGGGAAGCTGCCGTACCCGTTTACAATGCAGTTGTTTTAATGAAAATTATTGACCGCCCAAAATGGTGGACCATTTTACTTTTCATTCCTATAATTAACTTAATTTTATTCGGTGTTATTTGGGTAGAAATAGCAAAAGCTTTTGGTAAAAAAGAAGTTTCTCAGGCTGTAATTGCAGTTGTAACTTTAGGTTTTTATAATTTTTACTTAAATTATTTTGATAAAAACTTGGTTTACACCCCAGAGAAAAATCACAAATTTAAAGACAATTTTGTAAGTTCTTTATTATTTGCTGTGGTGGTTGCAACCTTTGTACATACGTATTTTATTCAACCATTTACCATTCCAACTTCATCTTTAGAAAAAACATTATTAGTTGGCGATTTTTTATTCGTTTCTAAGTTTCATTACGGTGCTCGTAATCCAATGACAACCGTTGCTGTGCCAATGGTTCATGATACCGTTCCGGTAGTAAACACCAAATCCTACTTAAAATGGCCTTCGTTGCCGTATTTCAGATTACCTGGAATTTCTAAATTAGAACGTAACGATATTGCAGTATTTAACTGGCCGGTAGATACCGTTCGTTATTTTGGTGATACCGAAGCGCACGGCATCATAAAACCGATTGATAAAAAATCGAATTATGTAAAACGTACCGTAGGTATTCCTGGTGATAAATTTGCTATTAAAGATGGTATTGTTTACGTAAATGGCGAAGCTTTACAATATCCAGATCGTACCAAATTACAATATTCATATACAGCAAAAACAGACGGAACAGCTTTAGATGGCGATTATATTGTTAATAAGCTGCATGTTAGTGATCCTGCCGGATATGTAACTAAAGACAGCCTTATTTTTTCTGCTTTAACTCAAGAATCGGTAGAAGCTTTAAAAGCTTTATCAGCTGTAAAATCGGTAGATCGAATTATAAAACGCTATCCAGATCCTCGCGTTTTTCCTTACACAAATGTTTGGAATGACGACCAAATGGATGAATTTTACATTCCAGAAAAAGGTAAAACGGTAGAATTAAATGCTAAAACCATTCCGTATTACCGCCAAATTATTAAAGATTACGAAGGAAACACGTTAACCGAAATTGGTGACGAAATTAGAATTAATGGCGTACCAACAACTAAATATACGTTTAAGCAAGATTATTATTTTATGATGGGTGATAACCGTCATAACTCCGAAGATAGTAGATATTGGGGCTTTGTACCAGAAGATCATATAGTAGGTAAACCTATTTTTATTTGGATGAGCATCGACAGCAATCCTAATTTAAAATTACTCGATAAAATGCGTTGGGATCGCTTTTTTACCACAGTAAGCGGTAGCGGCGAACCAAAATCGTACTTCGGTATTTTTATCATTGCTTTATTAGGTTATTTTACTTTTGATTTTTTTAGAAAAAGAAAGAAAAACGCGCGACGAAAGAAAACGTTACGAATAAAAACAAGAACGACTGCAAACGCAGTCGTTTTTATTTAA